The genomic region TTTTCGGGAAAAGAAGATTGCCGGCGATGAACTCGCCGGCAATCTTGCTTAGGGGATGGTGGAGGTAGGTTATTTTTCGAGTATATCTTTCAACTGGATCAGTTCCTCGTTAACTAGTTCCATTCCCTTTTCAAAATCGGCACTGGGCATTGGGTCCGGTTTGGTAAAAGTGATGAGGAAATGAGCGCCTTCATGGCCGACCACTACCCGGCAGGGAACGAGCCAATGCCCTTCAGCCGGATCAAGAAACTCATGATCGAGGATTCCCAGCGCTTGATTAGCGTTCATCCTCACTTTAGACACTCCTCTGGGGCCAGCCAGGAACCAATAGCCATTTTCCCCTTTTTGAGCATCTTGGACATTATGAATGGCCCATTGCGGCCATTGGGAGAGGTCGCTGACATAGTTCCAAACCTGGTCTGGATTGGCTTTAATGTTGATGGTTTTGGTTAAGGTAAATTCCATGGTCGTTTGAACGTTAGTGCTGCCTATTCCTCACAGGAATAACACAACGGTTAGTAAATGTTTGCTGGGGCTAAATTCAACCTTTCTCCTGTGCCGTAATTGTAAAAAATCGTTTTATGGCAGGGAGATTTGGGAAGATAATTGCTGGTTAA from Adhaeribacter arboris harbors:
- a CDS encoding SRPBCC family protein; this encodes MEFTLTKTINIKANPDQVWNYVSDLSQWPQWAIHNVQDAQKGENGYWFLAGPRGVSKVRMNANQALGILDHEFLDPAEGHWLVPCRVVVGHEGAHFLITFTKPDPMPSADFEKGMELVNEELIQLKDILEK